A stretch of the Bubalus kerabau isolate K-KA32 ecotype Philippines breed swamp buffalo chromosome 11, PCC_UOA_SB_1v2, whole genome shotgun sequence genome encodes the following:
- the SPMIP9 gene encoding protein SPMIP9, translating into MSGVVFPGQAPVDLDIYQSSYMIDYKPYGKHKYARVTSEEQAKLDTQLRDKEFYRPTPSPNPKLEDGYPAFKRPHMTAKDLGQPGFFPPQDHVAPVEDKWRFTSNCPSVYPASHALYLAHGDPNRIRQSADFPCLLEPERQPAPDVGKGYFLLPGCACPYHCTDKVPILNRWGPLMPFYQ; encoded by the exons ATGTCAGGTGTGGTGTTCCCCGGACAG GCCCCTGTGGATTTGGACATATACCAAAGCTCCTACATGATCGACTACAAACCTTATGGGAAGCACAAATATGCCAGGGTCACATCAGAAGAG CAAGCAAAGCTGGACACCCAACTCCGGGACAAAGAGTTCTACagacccacccccagccccaacccCAAGCTAGAAGATGGATACCCTGCCTTCAAAAGACCCCACATGACCGCCAAGGACCTGGGGCAACCTGGCTTCTTCCCACCACAGGACCATGTGGCCCCAGTGGAGGATAAATGGAGGTTCACCAGCAACTGTCCATCCGTGTACCCAGCTTCCCATGCTCTGTACCTGGCCCATGGCGACCCGAACCGGATTCGACAGAGTGCTGACTTCCCCTGTCTTCTGGAGCCTGAGCGCCAGCCTGCCCCAGACGTGGGCAAAGGCTACTTTCTACTGCCCGGCTGTGCCTGTCCTTATCACTGTACAGACAAGGTTCCCATATTGAACCGATGGGGCCCCTTGATGCCATTTTACCAGTAG